The following are encoded in a window of Gramella sp. MT6 genomic DNA:
- a CDS encoding NAD(P)/FAD-dependent oxidoreductase, translating into MEQYDIIIVGGGAAGFFTAINAAENNPSLKILILERGKEVLTKVRVSGGGRCNVTHAEFIPAELVKKYPRGEKELRGPFHKFMTGDTIGWFEERGIELKTEEDGRMFPVTDSSQTIIDCFTRECKRLGIEVQKGQSLKNFKKIEDHWQVDTNTASFQATHLMLATGSNSKVWNLLGKMGHSIVNAVPSLFTFNIKDIRIKDLAGIASDAEVKILNQNLESSGPLLITHWGMSGPAILKLSAWGARELHELDYKFQIMVNWLPGFSENDILEQLKELKFSIPKQQLATRPQFELPKRLWQSIVAAAGIKPETKWADLNKDQMKELASQLTSAVFNVDGKSTFKEEFVTAGGIDLKEVDFKTFESKIHKNLYFAGEILNIDAITGGFNFQNAWTGGFLAAKAMS; encoded by the coding sequence CTGCTGAAAATAACCCAAGCCTTAAAATCCTTATCCTGGAGCGAGGAAAAGAAGTGCTTACCAAAGTTCGAGTTTCAGGCGGCGGTAGATGCAATGTTACCCATGCTGAATTTATACCTGCAGAACTGGTGAAAAAATATCCCCGGGGTGAAAAAGAATTACGTGGCCCCTTCCATAAGTTTATGACCGGAGATACTATTGGCTGGTTTGAAGAAAGAGGTATTGAACTTAAAACTGAAGAAGACGGTAGAATGTTTCCCGTCACCGACAGCTCCCAGACCATTATAGACTGTTTTACTCGCGAATGTAAAAGATTGGGCATAGAGGTTCAAAAAGGCCAGAGCCTGAAAAACTTTAAAAAGATTGAGGATCACTGGCAGGTAGATACGAATACCGCAAGTTTCCAGGCCACACATCTAATGCTCGCCACCGGTAGTAATTCCAAGGTATGGAACTTACTTGGAAAAATGGGACATTCTATAGTTAATGCCGTTCCTTCGCTATTTACCTTCAATATTAAGGATATCCGAATTAAAGATCTTGCAGGGATAGCTTCAGATGCTGAAGTAAAAATCCTGAACCAGAACCTGGAAAGCTCCGGTCCACTTTTGATCACCCATTGGGGGATGAGCGGTCCTGCTATCCTGAAATTATCGGCCTGGGGAGCAAGAGAATTGCATGAACTTGATTATAAATTCCAGATAATGGTAAACTGGTTACCGGGATTTTCTGAGAATGATATTCTGGAGCAACTTAAAGAGCTGAAATTTTCAATTCCCAAACAACAGTTGGCTACTCGGCCACAGTTTGAACTCCCAAAAAGATTATGGCAAAGCATAGTTGCTGCAGCAGGAATTAAACCTGAAACCAAATGGGCAGATCTCAATAAAGATCAAATGAAAGAGTTAGCTAGCCAACTTACTTCCGCAGTTTTCAATGTTGATGGGAAAAGTACTTTTAAAGAGGAATTCGTTACGGCCGGGGGGATAGACCTCAAAGAAGTAGACTTCAAAACTTTTGAGAGCAAAATCCATAAGAACCTTTATTTCGCTGGAGAGATCTTAAATATTGACGCAATCACCGGAGGGTTCAACTTTCAGAATGCCTGGACAGGGGGATTTCTGGCGGCCAAAGCTATGAGTTAA
- a CDS encoding TspO/MBR family protein, translated as MTSKLFIRSSFAVGVCLVFGFLGVIATQTGIADWYPGLEKPWFHIQEDLFSGIWMLMYILMGISAGIVWSKGFYHKWVKTALYHFGFQLFLNGFWFLLFFALKQPFFALLDLVVLFVVILFTIRWFKIVSLPAAYLLIPYAVWVLFAIVFNFEIWRLNS; from the coding sequence ATGACTAGTAAATTATTCATAAGGAGTTCTTTTGCAGTGGGGGTTTGCCTTGTTTTCGGGTTCCTGGGGGTAATAGCTACGCAAACCGGTATTGCCGATTGGTATCCAGGTCTGGAAAAACCCTGGTTCCATATTCAGGAAGATCTTTTTAGCGGAATATGGATGCTCATGTATATCTTAATGGGAATTTCTGCTGGCATCGTATGGAGCAAGGGATTCTACCATAAATGGGTTAAAACTGCGCTTTACCACTTTGGATTTCAACTGTTTTTGAATGGATTCTGGTTCCTGTTATTTTTCGCCTTAAAACAGCCTTTTTTCGCCTTATTAGACCTGGTGGTCCTGTTCGTGGTAATTCTCTTTACGATAAGATGGTTTAAAATAGTTAGTCTACCTGCAGCTTATCTTCTAATACCCTATGCCGTATGGGTGCTTTTTGCGATCGTTTTTAACTTCGAGATCTGGAGGCTTAACTCATAG
- a CDS encoding diphosphomevalonate decarboxylase: protein MTQKDFIPNLEPKNISPGEVSWQSPSNIALVKYWGKKENQIPANPSISFTLDNCKSTTTLKFSKKDEITGTAEFDFDFYFEGKQKEDFKPKITKFFQRIEQYCPYLKDFSFEIHSENSFPHSSGIASSASGMSAIALCLMDMERKLYPEFSDEYFTKKASFLARLGSGSASRSIDGGLVVWGEHKDIEGSSDEYAVAYPYKVHEIFRNYKDTILLVDKGEKQVSSTVGHDLMHGHPFAENRFRQANDNLKALIPVLESGDTTEFIKIVESEALTLHAMMMSSQPYFILMKPNTLQILNKIWEYRDKTGIPVCFTLDAGANVHVLYPENHETKILEFINNELVVYCQNGHYICDHVGDGAKKLYF from the coding sequence ATGACCCAAAAGGACTTTATTCCTAATCTGGAACCTAAAAATATATCGCCAGGAGAAGTTAGCTGGCAATCACCAAGTAACATAGCCCTAGTTAAATATTGGGGCAAAAAGGAAAATCAAATTCCTGCAAATCCCTCTATTAGTTTCACGTTAGATAATTGCAAGAGCACCACGACTTTGAAATTTTCAAAGAAGGATGAAATCACAGGAACTGCAGAATTTGACTTCGATTTTTATTTTGAGGGTAAACAAAAGGAAGATTTTAAACCGAAGATCACGAAATTTTTTCAGCGAATTGAGCAATACTGCCCTTATCTCAAGGATTTCAGTTTTGAGATCCACAGCGAGAATTCTTTTCCACATAGCAGTGGGATTGCATCTTCTGCCAGCGGAATGAGCGCAATCGCATTATGCCTGATGGATATGGAAAGGAAATTATATCCTGAATTTAGTGATGAATACTTTACAAAAAAGGCATCTTTTTTAGCAAGACTTGGTTCTGGTAGTGCATCCAGAAGTATAGATGGCGGCCTGGTTGTTTGGGGTGAACACAAAGATATTGAAGGCTCTTCAGATGAATATGCCGTAGCTTACCCTTATAAAGTCCATGAAATCTTTAGGAATTATAAAGATACTATCTTACTGGTAGACAAAGGAGAGAAACAGGTAAGCAGCACGGTTGGTCATGACCTTATGCATGGACATCCATTTGCCGAAAACAGGTTCAGGCAAGCGAATGATAATTTAAAAGCGCTTATCCCTGTTCTGGAATCTGGAGACACGACAGAATTCATTAAGATAGTAGAGAGCGAAGCTTTGACACTTCACGCGATGATGATGAGCAGTCAGCCTTATTTTATCCTGATGAAACCTAACACCCTTCAGATACTGAATAAAATATGGGAGTACCGGGATAAAACTGGGATTCCGGTTTGTTTCACTTTAGATGCGGGAGCCAATGTTCACGTTCTATATCCTGAAAATCACGAAACTAAAATTTTAGAATTCATTAATAATGAGTTAGTTGTGTATTGTCAGAATGGGCATTATATTTGCGACCATGTTGGCGATGGAGCAAAAAAATTGTATTTTTAG
- a CDS encoding mevalonate kinase, which produces MKGPLFYSKILLFGEYGIIKDSKGLSIPYNFYNGALKLDENPDEAARRSNENLRKFASYLDALQQNNPDLVQFDLEDLREDISKGMYFDSSIPQGYGVGSSGALVAAIYDKYAKDKITVLENLTRDKLLKLKKIFGEMESFFHGKSSGLDPLNSYLSIPILINSKENIEPAGIPSQTENGTGAVFLLDSGITGDTAPMVSIFMENMKQEPFRKMLKDQFVKQTDACVDDFLKGDVKSLFSNVKKLSHTVLDNFKPMIPAQFHKLWKKGIETNDYYLKLCGSGGGGYILGFTEDINKARKALKDYNLEVVYNF; this is translated from the coding sequence ATGAAAGGACCACTATTCTATTCTAAAATCCTTCTCTTTGGAGAGTATGGGATCATCAAGGATTCCAAGGGTTTATCTATTCCTTATAACTTTTATAATGGCGCTTTGAAACTGGATGAAAATCCTGATGAAGCAGCCAGAAGGTCTAATGAGAATTTGAGAAAATTCGCTTCTTACCTGGATGCTCTACAACAAAACAATCCAGATCTGGTACAGTTTGACCTGGAAGATCTAAGAGAAGATATTTCTAAAGGAATGTATTTTGACTCCAGTATTCCACAGGGATATGGTGTTGGAAGTAGTGGTGCGTTGGTTGCTGCGATCTACGATAAATACGCAAAAGATAAGATCACGGTGCTTGAAAATCTTACGCGTGACAAGCTGCTTAAGCTTAAAAAGATCTTTGGAGAGATGGAATCTTTCTTTCATGGAAAGTCTTCTGGCCTGGATCCATTGAACTCTTATTTGAGCATCCCGATCCTTATAAATTCAAAAGAAAATATAGAGCCGGCTGGCATTCCTTCTCAAACCGAGAATGGTACCGGAGCGGTTTTTTTACTCGATAGCGGTATTACAGGGGACACTGCTCCCATGGTAAGTATCTTTATGGAAAATATGAAACAGGAACCTTTCAGAAAAATGCTGAAAGACCAGTTTGTAAAACAAACAGATGCCTGTGTTGATGATTTTCTAAAAGGCGATGTGAAATCTTTATTCTCAAACGTAAAGAAACTTTCTCATACTGTACTGGATAACTTCAAACCGATGATCCCAGCACAATTCCATAAACTTTGGAAAAAGGGAATTGAAACTAACGATTACTACTTAAAACTTTGTGGTTCTGGCGGTGGAGGTTATATCCTTGGATTTACCGAAGATATCAATAAAGCCAGAAAAGCCCTGAAAGATTACAATTTAGAAGTAGTTTACAACTTCTAA
- a CDS encoding geranylgeranylglycerol-phosphate geranylgeranyltransferase, giving the protein MAASANKRLLLKIFSLFSVVRGYNILVVVIAQYLTSAFILAHEKPLREVLFDPNLFFLILASSSTIASGYIINNFYDSEKDLINRPKKTMLDRIVSQRTKLSVYFILNFATIFFASYVSFRAVVFFSIYIFVIWLYSHRLKKILFLGNLVASILTITPFFVIFVYYKNFETVIFIHATFLYLMIVMRELVKDLENMQGDLVQNYRTIPLVYGEKWSKFCLAVCSIVAIVPIYLLITRFELGYMDYYFYVSFILLIIFLLMLYFSKAKWQYLLLHNILKLIIVTGVFSILLIDLDEVINRVF; this is encoded by the coding sequence ATGGCGGCTTCAGCTAACAAGCGCTTACTTCTGAAGATATTCAGTCTTTTCTCAGTTGTAAGAGGATATAACATTTTGGTAGTTGTAATCGCGCAGTATCTAACTTCAGCGTTTATACTTGCACACGAAAAACCTCTTAGAGAGGTGCTTTTTGATCCCAACCTATTCTTTTTGATCCTGGCATCCTCAAGTACCATCGCTTCTGGCTATATAATAAATAACTTTTACGACAGCGAAAAGGATCTTATAAACAGGCCCAAAAAGACGATGCTGGACAGGATCGTGAGTCAGCGTACTAAGTTATCTGTCTATTTCATTCTAAATTTCGCGACCATATTTTTCGCCAGTTATGTGTCTTTTAGAGCGGTAGTTTTCTTTTCGATCTACATTTTTGTGATCTGGCTGTATTCCCACCGACTAAAAAAAATACTTTTCCTGGGAAACCTTGTAGCTTCAATACTAACGATCACTCCTTTCTTTGTCATTTTCGTTTATTATAAGAACTTTGAGACTGTCATTTTTATCCACGCCACCTTTCTCTATTTAATGATCGTGATGCGGGAACTGGTCAAAGACCTTGAAAATATGCAGGGCGACCTGGTTCAGAATTACAGGACCATTCCGCTGGTGTATGGCGAAAAGTGGAGTAAATTTTGCCTAGCTGTTTGCAGTATCGTTGCCATTGTACCTATTTACCTCCTTATCACAAGGTTTGAGCTGGGATATATGGATTATTATTTCTATGTTTCCTTCATTCTTCTTATTATTTTTCTCTTAATGCTTTATTTTAGTAAGGCAAAATGGCAATACCTGTTGCTACATAACATTTTGAAGTTGATCATTGTAACGGGGGTTTTCAGCATTTTACTAATAGATCTAGACGAGGTAATAAACAGGGTTTTTTAG
- a CDS encoding pseudouridine synthase: MSRNDRSSGKSNRPSGSRGKRSTDGKHSGRQGGGSMKKSYARGNAPIKKSMEKSPLSNTEGIRLNKYIANSGVCSRRDADMYIAAGNVTVNGKTITEMGYRVKLEDDVRFDGRRLNPEKPEYILLNKPAGFFVTGNPEKGGRTVMELISRATSAKVSPVGKLDNQAKGLLLFTNDGTLAKKLAKPKNGIRQIYHVTLNKNLSQEDLDNIQKGVYIEGSKVIITNVSFIDDKPHNEVGIELYSIKEHIVTRIFKSLGYEVESLDRVVFGGLTKKDLARGRHRNLTEQEVINLGMH, from the coding sequence ATGAGCAGGAACGACAGATCTTCAGGCAAAAGTAACAGACCATCAGGTAGTAGAGGTAAAAGATCTACTGATGGGAAACATAGCGGAAGACAGGGAGGCGGATCTATGAAAAAATCCTACGCCCGTGGAAATGCACCCATAAAGAAAAGTATGGAAAAAAGTCCGTTGTCTAATACTGAAGGAATCCGACTCAATAAATATATCGCCAACTCGGGAGTTTGCTCCCGCCGTGATGCAGATATGTACATCGCTGCCGGTAATGTGACCGTGAATGGCAAGACGATTACCGAAATGGGTTACCGTGTAAAACTGGAAGATGATGTTCGCTTTGACGGCAGAAGATTGAATCCTGAAAAACCGGAATATATCCTGCTGAACAAACCTGCCGGATTTTTCGTAACCGGAAATCCTGAAAAAGGTGGAAGAACCGTGATGGAGCTTATCTCCAGAGCTACCTCAGCCAAAGTTAGCCCTGTTGGAAAACTTGACAACCAGGCGAAAGGTCTGTTGCTATTCACCAATGACGGCACTTTAGCAAAAAAACTGGCTAAACCTAAGAATGGAATACGCCAGATCTATCATGTAACCCTAAACAAAAATCTTTCTCAGGAAGATCTTGATAATATTCAGAAAGGTGTTTACATCGAAGGCTCTAAGGTGATCATTACCAATGTTAGCTTTATAGACGACAAACCACACAACGAAGTTGGTATAGAATTATACAGCATCAAGGAACATATCGTGACCAGGATCTTTAAAAGTTTAGGCTACGAAGTTGAAAGTCTTGATCGTGTAGTTTTTGGCGGACTTACCAAGAAGGATCTTGCCCGTGGAAGACATAGAAATCTTACTGAGCAAGAGGTAATTAACCTCGGAATGCATTAA
- a CDS encoding arginine decarboxylase — protein sequence MNTKYSDLIDQTYYFPQEEFNLEGTQLKFHDIDLMDLVKKYGAPLKFTYLPKISQNIGRAKGWFKSAIEKHDYKGTYNYCYCTKSSHFEHVLNEALKNDIHIETSSAFDINIVEKLKKSGKISDDRWVICNGFKRDEYIENISRLLNGGHKNCLPIIDNYEELDLLSEKINDKFQVGIRIASEEEPKFEFYTSRLGIGYKNIVPFYNKQIKENDQVELKMLHFFINTGIRDTAYYWNELNKCLKVYIALKKVAPHLDSLNIGGGFPIKNSLAFEYDYAYMVDEIINQIKLTCEEAEVDVPNIFTEFGSFTVGESGGAIYEVLYQKQQNDREKWNMINSSFITTLPDTWAISKKFVMLAVNRWNDEYERVLLGGLTCDSDDYYNSEQHTNAIYLPKFRKDKPLYIGFFNTGAYQDTIGGFGGLQHCLIPQPKHILIDRDKNGELTTSLFSEQQNSEDMLSILGYDRNN from the coding sequence TTGAATACCAAGTACAGTGATCTAATCGACCAAACCTACTACTTCCCGCAGGAAGAATTTAACCTGGAAGGAACCCAATTAAAATTTCATGATATCGATCTTATGGATCTGGTAAAGAAATATGGTGCTCCCCTTAAATTCACATATCTACCTAAAATATCACAGAATATTGGGCGCGCGAAGGGATGGTTTAAATCTGCTATTGAAAAACATGATTATAAGGGAACTTACAATTACTGCTATTGTACTAAAAGTTCGCATTTTGAACATGTTTTGAATGAAGCCTTAAAAAATGATATTCATATCGAGACCTCTTCAGCCTTTGATATCAACATTGTTGAAAAACTGAAGAAATCGGGTAAGATCTCTGATGATAGATGGGTAATTTGTAATGGTTTCAAAAGAGATGAGTATATAGAAAATATCAGTCGGTTATTAAACGGAGGACACAAGAACTGCCTACCGATAATCGATAATTATGAAGAACTGGACCTGCTTTCAGAAAAGATCAATGATAAATTCCAGGTTGGGATTCGTATTGCTTCTGAGGAAGAACCTAAATTCGAATTTTATACTTCCAGACTAGGTATTGGATATAAAAATATAGTTCCTTTTTACAATAAACAGATCAAGGAAAATGACCAGGTAGAGCTGAAAATGCTTCACTTTTTTATAAATACCGGGATACGTGATACAGCCTATTACTGGAACGAATTGAATAAATGTTTAAAGGTATATATCGCATTAAAAAAAGTTGCTCCACATCTGGATAGCCTGAATATTGGCGGTGGATTCCCAATAAAGAACTCACTGGCCTTTGAATATGACTATGCCTATATGGTAGACGAGATCATTAACCAGATCAAACTTACCTGTGAAGAAGCTGAAGTAGATGTACCAAATATCTTTACTGAATTTGGAAGTTTTACCGTTGGAGAAAGTGGCGGAGCGATCTATGAAGTTCTATATCAAAAACAACAGAACGATCGTGAGAAATGGAATATGATCAACTCATCTTTCATTACTACACTTCCAGATACATGGGCGATAAGTAAGAAATTTGTGATGTTGGCAGTGAACCGCTGGAATGATGAATATGAAAGAGTTCTACTGGGAGGATTAACCTGTGACAGTGACGATTATTACAACTCAGAGCAGCATACCAACGCGATCTATTTGCCTAAATTCAGGAAAGACAAACCTTTATATATTGGTTTTTTTAATACTGGGGCTTACCAGGATACGATTGGTGGATTTGGTGGATTACAACACTGTTTGATCCCTCAGCCAAAACATATTCTAATAGACAGAGACAAAAACGGAGAATTAACTACCAGTTTGTTCAGCGAACAGCAAAATTCTGAAGATATGCTTAGCATTCTGGGTTATGACCGAAACAATTAA
- the speB gene encoding agmatinase produces MSKKNYAGIPDKHARIDEAKVVLIPVPYDGTSTWQKGADKGPDAFLNASENMELYDIETRSEVYRQGIYLAPAVTEDSSPEKMVEAVYKTTKNYIKQDKFVTLFGGEHSISIGSIRAFNESFEDLTVVQLDAHADLRPEYEGSKCNHACALHEASKTTNLIQVGIRSMDVSENDHMDENQVYFAHDLYEDWQDDAIGQMTPNVFITIDLDAFDPSILPSTGTPEPGGLFWYETLEFLKMMFKKKNVVGFDIVELCPNENEKSSDFLAAKLYYKMLSYKFKYQNFNEEDEDE; encoded by the coding sequence ATGAGCAAAAAGAATTATGCCGGGATACCCGATAAACACGCTCGTATAGACGAAGCAAAAGTGGTATTGATTCCTGTTCCCTATGATGGTACCAGTACCTGGCAAAAAGGCGCCGATAAAGGCCCTGATGCATTTTTGAACGCCTCCGAGAATATGGAGTTGTATGATATCGAAACCCGTAGTGAGGTATATAGACAAGGGATTTACCTTGCTCCTGCTGTAACTGAAGATTCATCACCAGAAAAGATGGTGGAAGCGGTTTACAAGACCACTAAGAATTACATTAAACAGGATAAGTTCGTGACCCTTTTTGGAGGTGAGCATTCTATCTCTATTGGAAGCATCAGAGCGTTTAACGAGTCTTTCGAAGACCTTACCGTAGTGCAATTAGACGCCCATGCCGATCTTAGACCGGAATATGAAGGTTCTAAATGTAACCACGCCTGTGCTTTACACGAAGCCAGTAAAACTACGAATCTTATACAGGTAGGAATTCGTTCAATGGATGTTTCAGAAAACGACCATATGGACGAAAACCAGGTATATTTTGCTCATGACCTATACGAAGACTGGCAGGATGATGCTATTGGCCAGATGACGCCTAACGTATTTATTACGATAGATCTTGATGCCTTTGACCCTAGCATATTGCCATCTACAGGAACTCCGGAACCGGGAGGATTGTTCTGGTACGAAACACTGGAATTCCTGAAAATGATGTTCAAAAAGAAAAATGTTGTAGGATTCGACATCGTAGAGCTATGCCCAAATGAAAATGAGAAATCATCAGATTTTCTTGCGGCAAAACTTTATTACAAGATGTTGAGCTACAAATTCAAATACCAAAATTTCAACGAAGAAGACGAAGATGAGTAA
- a CDS encoding deoxyhypusine synthase family protein — MSKGQISQFIEKYYLHFNAAALVDAAKDYEKQLENGSKMLVSLAGAMSTAELGKIFAEMIRQDKVHIISCTGANLEEDVMNLVAHSHYKRVPNYRDLTPQEEWDLLEKGLNRVTDTCIPEEEAFRRIQEHIFKIWKDAEEKGERYFPHEFLHKLLLSGVMEDHYEIDLKDSWMYAAAEKNLPMVVPGWEDSTLGNIFASYVLKGELKASTMKSGIEYMTFLADWYTDNSQNGIGFFQIGGGIAGDFPICVVPMLYQDMERTDTPFWSYFCQISDSTTSYGSYSGAVPNEKITWGKLDINTPKHIIESDATIVAPLVFAYLLDM; from the coding sequence ATGAGTAAAGGACAAATATCTCAATTCATTGAGAAATATTATTTACACTTTAACGCAGCGGCATTAGTAGATGCTGCCAAGGATTACGAAAAACAACTGGAGAACGGCTCAAAGATGCTTGTTTCCCTTGCCGGTGCCATGAGCACCGCAGAGCTTGGGAAGATCTTTGCAGAAATGATCCGTCAGGATAAAGTTCATATAATTTCCTGTACGGGTGCGAACCTGGAAGAGGATGTGATGAACCTGGTTGCACATTCACATTATAAAAGAGTTCCTAACTATCGTGACCTTACTCCACAGGAGGAATGGGATCTATTGGAAAAGGGACTTAACCGCGTGACCGATACCTGTATTCCCGAAGAAGAAGCTTTCAGAAGAATTCAGGAGCATATTTTCAAGATCTGGAAAGATGCTGAAGAAAAAGGAGAGCGCTACTTTCCGCATGAATTCCTGCACAAACTGCTTTTAAGCGGAGTAATGGAAGATCACTATGAAATAGACCTTAAGGATTCATGGATGTATGCTGCTGCCGAAAAGAACCTGCCAATGGTGGTTCCGGGTTGGGAAGATAGCACACTTGGTAACATTTTCGCCTCTTATGTGTTGAAAGGTGAATTAAAAGCCAGCACGATGAAGTCTGGTATTGAGTATATGACTTTCCTCGCCGACTGGTATACTGATAATTCCCAAAATGGGATCGGGTTCTTCCAGATTGGTGGAGGTATTGCCGGGGATTTCCCAATTTGTGTGGTACCAATGTTATACCAGGATATGGAAAGAACAGACACTCCTTTCTGGAGCTATTTCTGCCAGATCTCTGATTCTACCACAAGCTACGGATCTTATTCGGGAGCGGTTCCAAACGAGAAGATCACCTGGGGTAAACTTGATATTAATACTCCAAAACATATTATTGAAAGTGATGCAACCATTGTCGCTCCCCTGGTTTTTGCATATTTACTGGATATGTAA
- a CDS encoding lipid-A-disaccharide synthase N-terminal domain-containing protein: MQDWPIFAIGFLAQLLFSARLISQWFLSEKSQKVETPVLFWKLSLLASILLFTYGYLREDFAIMLGQFLIYGIYWRNLNLQGEWQNRNIFFKILVIVFPFAITAYILFLGSLQWQDLFKNKNITGLLITLGILGQMVYTSRFFYQWYHSEKTQESSLPMGFWILSLIGSILLFSYGIFRHDPVLIAAHFFGGIIYVRDMYLLKNTDKQVGEKIKQ; encoded by the coding sequence ATGCAGGACTGGCCCATTTTCGCTATTGGCTTCTTAGCCCAACTACTGTTTTCGGCCAGACTTATTTCCCAATGGTTCTTATCTGAAAAATCTCAAAAGGTAGAAACGCCTGTTCTATTCTGGAAACTTAGCTTGCTTGCCTCTATACTTTTATTTACTTATGGTTATTTAAGAGAAGACTTCGCTATCATGCTGGGTCAATTCCTTATCTATGGAATTTACTGGCGAAATTTGAACTTACAGGGCGAATGGCAAAACCGGAATATTTTCTTTAAAATCCTGGTGATCGTATTTCCATTTGCTATCACCGCATATATCCTATTCCTTGGATCTTTGCAATGGCAAGACCTGTTCAAAAACAAGAATATCACGGGATTACTTATCACATTAGGCATCCTTGGACAAATGGTCTATACTTCCCGATTTTTCTATCAGTGGTACCATTCTGAAAAAACTCAGGAATCATCTTTACCTATGGGTTTCTGGATCTTGAGCCTGATAGGTTCTATTCTATTATTTTCTTATGGAATATTCAGGCATGATCCCGTTTTGATCGCTGCACATTTCTTTGGCGGTATTATCTATGTTAGGGATATGTATCTTTTGAAAAATACAGACAAGCAGGTTGGTGAAAAAATTAAGCAATAA